The following coding sequences lie in one Kribbella sp. NBC_00709 genomic window:
- the ftsW gene encoding putative lipid II flippase FtsW translates to MTSIADQPEGRKNGERAWVAAIRDVLDRPLTSYHIVLGATGLLLVLGLMMVLSASSVLSLRVNGNSYTIFVRQLIWVVVGLPMAYVASRMTPRHFRMLSYVALLGSIFLLVLTYIPGLGVGVNGNTNWLNLGGPLQIQPSEFAKLAMVMWCADLYARKEKLLTQWKHLLVPMVPVCGLVIALVVGQHDLGTALVLMAVMIGMIWIVGAPTRLFVATIVVVGAVATYFVNAEKYRMQRVTSFLDPFSDPMGVGWQAYHSFYALSTGGWWGVGIGNSRQKWSNLPEAHTDFIFSVIGEELGLVGSLTVLALFLTLAYAGVRIATRNAEPFVRYAAAGITIWIMAQTLVNLGAVIGLLPIVGIPLPLLSYGGSALLPTLIAIGMLLSFAKAEPGAQAALKETRRPRFGWLPSRRTPHYK, encoded by the coding sequence GTGACATCGATCGCGGATCAGCCCGAGGGCAGGAAGAACGGCGAACGGGCCTGGGTCGCGGCGATCCGGGACGTGCTCGACCGGCCGCTGACGTCGTACCACATCGTGCTCGGTGCGACCGGCCTGCTGCTGGTGCTCGGGCTGATGATGGTGCTGTCGGCATCGAGTGTGCTGTCGCTGCGGGTGAACGGGAACAGCTACACGATCTTCGTCCGCCAGCTGATCTGGGTCGTGGTCGGCCTGCCGATGGCGTACGTCGCCTCGCGGATGACGCCACGGCACTTCCGGATGCTCTCGTACGTCGCGTTGCTCGGATCGATCTTCCTGCTGGTGCTGACCTACATCCCCGGCCTCGGCGTCGGCGTGAACGGCAACACCAACTGGCTGAATCTCGGCGGACCGCTGCAGATCCAGCCGAGCGAGTTCGCCAAGCTGGCGATGGTGATGTGGTGCGCGGACCTGTACGCCCGCAAGGAGAAGCTGCTCACCCAGTGGAAGCATCTGCTGGTTCCGATGGTGCCGGTCTGCGGTCTGGTGATCGCGCTGGTGGTCGGACAGCACGACCTCGGGACGGCGCTGGTCCTGATGGCCGTGATGATCGGCATGATCTGGATCGTCGGCGCACCGACCCGGCTGTTCGTCGCGACCATCGTCGTGGTCGGCGCGGTCGCGACGTACTTCGTCAACGCGGAGAAGTACCGGATGCAGCGGGTCACGTCGTTCCTGGACCCGTTCTCCGACCCGATGGGGGTCGGCTGGCAGGCGTACCACTCGTTCTACGCGCTGTCGACCGGCGGCTGGTGGGGCGTCGGGATCGGCAACAGCCGGCAGAAGTGGAGCAACCTGCCGGAGGCGCACACCGACTTCATCTTCTCCGTGATCGGTGAGGAGCTCGGCCTGGTCGGGTCGCTCACCGTGCTCGCGCTGTTCCTCACCCTGGCCTATGCCGGGGTGCGGATCGCGACCCGGAACGCCGAGCCGTTCGTCCGCTACGCGGCGGCCGGGATCACCATCTGGATCATGGCCCAGACGCTCGTCAACCTGGGCGCCGTGATCGGACTGCTACCCATCGTGGGTATCCCGCTCCCGCTTTTGTCGTACGGTGGTTCCGCACTGCTGCCGACGCTGATCGCGATCGGCATGCTGCTGTCCTTCGCGAAGGCCGAGCCCGGCGCGCAGGCCGCCTTGAAAGAGACCAGGCGGCCCCGGTTCGGGTGGCTGCCTTCGCGGCGTACGCCGCACTACAAATGA
- the murC gene encoding UDP-N-acetylmuramate--L-alanine ligase, translating into MIVTAPDTLLPAEKLGSVHFVGIGGAGMSGIARIMASRGIEVSGSDAKDGKVLAALRALGATCWVGHAAEHVKDVDTVVVSTAIRETNLEVVAAREAGIPILPRAAALASVMVGRRTLAVAGTHGKTTTTSMLTVALQHCGADPSYAIGGNLNESGSNAHDGTGDLFVAEADESDKSFLTYTPEVSIVTSVEPDHLDNYGTEANYRQAFVEFCDRVQPEGFMVICQDDTGARRLAEYARDRGIDVRTYGESEDADLHVTEITATGATQSFVPVYHGRKLPVVNLQQAGKHNVLNASAALTVGLGLGFSAVDLAEGLAAFTGTGRRFEFKGLEDGVRVFDSYAHHPTELAVDLTAARQVAGEGRVIACFQPHLFSRTRIFATEFSEALALADEVVVMDVFAAREDPEPGVTGALIANHVPLKPEQVRFEPSWSAVPQLVADLAEPGDLVVTLGAGDVTLIGPEVVGLLAERANARESAREPAEATLTPVVE; encoded by the coding sequence GTGATCGTCACCGCACCTGACACGCTGCTGCCTGCCGAAAAGCTGGGCAGCGTGCACTTCGTAGGGATCGGCGGCGCCGGCATGTCCGGGATCGCCAGGATCATGGCGTCGCGCGGGATCGAGGTGTCCGGGTCCGACGCCAAGGACGGCAAGGTGCTCGCCGCGCTCCGGGCGCTCGGCGCGACCTGCTGGGTCGGTCACGCCGCCGAGCACGTCAAGGACGTCGACACCGTGGTGGTGTCGACCGCGATCCGCGAGACCAACCTCGAGGTGGTCGCCGCCCGCGAGGCCGGGATCCCGATCCTGCCCCGGGCCGCCGCGCTCGCCTCGGTGATGGTCGGCCGGCGGACGCTGGCGGTGGCCGGCACGCACGGCAAGACGACCACGACGTCGATGCTCACGGTCGCGCTGCAGCACTGCGGCGCCGACCCGTCGTACGCGATCGGCGGCAACCTGAACGAGTCCGGGTCGAACGCCCACGACGGCACCGGCGACCTGTTCGTCGCCGAGGCGGACGAGTCGGACAAGTCGTTCCTGACCTATACGCCCGAGGTGTCGATCGTCACGTCGGTCGAGCCGGACCACCTGGACAACTACGGGACCGAGGCCAACTACCGGCAGGCGTTCGTCGAGTTCTGTGACCGCGTGCAGCCCGAGGGCTTCATGGTGATCTGCCAGGACGACACCGGCGCCCGGCGGCTGGCGGAGTACGCGCGGGACCGCGGCATCGACGTCCGGACGTACGGCGAGTCCGAGGACGCGGATCTGCATGTCACGGAGATCACCGCGACCGGGGCGACACAGTCGTTCGTGCCGGTGTACCACGGGCGGAAGCTGCCGGTCGTGAATCTGCAGCAGGCGGGCAAGCACAACGTGCTGAACGCGTCGGCGGCGCTGACGGTCGGGCTCGGGCTCGGGTTCTCCGCGGTCGACCTGGCCGAGGGGCTGGCGGCGTTCACCGGTACCGGCCGGCGGTTCGAGTTCAAGGGTCTCGAGGACGGCGTGCGGGTGTTCGACTCGTACGCGCACCACCCGACCGAGCTGGCCGTCGACCTGACCGCGGCCCGTCAGGTGGCGGGGGAGGGGCGCGTGATCGCGTGCTTCCAGCCGCATCTGTTCAGCCGGACGCGGATCTTCGCGACCGAGTTCTCCGAGGCGCTGGCGCTGGCCGACGAGGTCGTGGTGATGGACGTGTTCGCGGCCCGCGAGGACCCGGAGCCCGGCGTCACCGGGGCCTTGATCGCGAACCACGTGCCGCTGAAGCCTGAGCAGGTACGGTTCGAGCCGTCGTGGTCCGCAGTACCGCAGCTGGTCGCGGACCTGGCCGAGCCGGGCGACCTGGTCGTGACGCTGGGCGCGGGCGACGTGACCCTGATCGGCCCGGAAGTCGTTGGTCTGCTGGCCGAACGCGCCAACGCTCGCGAGTCGGCCCGCGAGCCTGCCGAGGCAACGCTCACACCTGTGGTGGAGTAA
- a CDS encoding DivIVA domain-containing protein, giving the protein MPLTPDDVRSKQFTPVRLREGYDVTEVDSFLDEVEAELERLLAENEELRAKLAAAQRAGADQQRPVVDQTAALPPVVQQPKPPVVVEKPEEKPPVMPAVAAAGAAAAAGSVGDASSSAVRLLEMATKHSDDLVQEAKDTADKIIGEARAKAERLENEARGKADRMTGEARARAEKLDGEIAERRAQMLGTLEKQKGQLERTIDDLHAYEREYRSRLKTYFTEQLKALGNGDDTLSPRNGFRPEARAQAHGHGV; this is encoded by the coding sequence ATGCCGCTGACGCCGGATGACGTCCGCTCGAAGCAATTCACGCCCGTCCGACTACGGGAGGGCTACGACGTCACAGAGGTCGACTCCTTCCTCGACGAGGTCGAGGCCGAGCTCGAGCGACTTCTCGCCGAGAACGAGGAGCTGCGGGCCAAGCTCGCGGCGGCTCAGCGCGCAGGTGCGGACCAGCAGCGGCCGGTCGTCGACCAGACCGCCGCCCTGCCGCCTGTCGTGCAGCAGCCCAAGCCCCCGGTCGTGGTCGAGAAGCCGGAGGAGAAGCCCCCGGTGATGCCCGCGGTCGCGGCTGCTGGTGCGGCTGCGGCGGCCGGCTCGGTCGGTGACGCCTCCAGCTCCGCGGTGCGGCTGCTGGAGATGGCGACCAAGCACTCCGACGACCTGGTCCAGGAGGCGAAGGACACCGCCGACAAGATCATCGGCGAGGCCCGCGCCAAGGCGGAGCGCCTGGAGAACGAGGCGCGTGGCAAGGCCGACCGGATGACCGGTGAGGCCCGCGCCCGCGCCGAGAAGCTCGACGGCGAGATCGCGGAGCGTCGCGCGCAGATGCTCGGCACGCTGGAGAAGCAGAAGGGCCAGCTCGAGCGCACGATCGACGACCTGCACGCGTACGAGCGTGAGTACCGTAGCCGCCTGAAGACGTACTTCACCGAGCAGCTGAAGGCGCTCGGCAACGGCGACGACACGCTCAGCCCGCGCAACGGCTTCCGCCCGGAGGCCCGCGCCCAGGCTCACGGTCACGGCGTGTAA
- a CDS encoding cell division protein FtsQ/DivIB → MSQSVDLARAQQRFARRQRLVRWRSWLPWAIGGGLLVLAGLVVWLFYFSSALAVSGVRISGADTVPLATIEQTAAAPIGTPLAKVDLRSIADRVRTIPAVADAQVTRAWPRKIVIVVTERVPVVVVTDGTRYELVDATGTSYRTVPNRPAGLPEAKVTGVRRDVTVHSVVTVSAALPDTLRAQVSSISAASPDSITLNLGSGVKVVWGSSDDSARKAGVLSVLMKRQAKVYDVSAPDLPVTKGEKR, encoded by the coding sequence ATGAGCCAGAGCGTTGATCTGGCTCGGGCACAGCAGCGGTTCGCGCGCCGGCAACGGCTGGTGCGCTGGCGGAGTTGGTTGCCGTGGGCGATCGGTGGCGGACTGCTCGTCCTGGCCGGGCTGGTCGTCTGGCTGTTCTACTTCTCCTCGGCGCTGGCGGTCTCCGGCGTCCGGATCAGCGGCGCCGATACGGTGCCGCTGGCAACGATCGAGCAGACCGCGGCGGCGCCGATCGGCACCCCGCTGGCGAAGGTCGACCTGCGCTCGATCGCGGACCGGGTACGGACCATCCCGGCGGTCGCCGACGCGCAGGTGACCCGGGCCTGGCCGCGGAAGATCGTGATCGTGGTCACCGAACGGGTTCCGGTCGTGGTCGTCACCGACGGCACCCGGTACGAGCTGGTCGACGCGACCGGTACGTCGTACCGCACGGTGCCGAACCGGCCGGCCGGACTGCCGGAGGCGAAGGTGACCGGGGTACGGCGCGACGTCACGGTGCACTCGGTGGTGACGGTCTCGGCCGCCCTCCCGGACACACTGCGGGCCCAGGTGAGCTCGATCTCGGCGGCGTCGCCGGACTCGATCACCCTCAACCTCGGCTCCGGGGTGAAGGTCGTTTGGGGTAGTTCCGATGACAGTGCGCGCAAGGCCGGGGTACTGAGCGTGCTGATGAAGCGGCAGGCGAAGGTGTACGACGTCTCGGCCCCCGATCTCCCTGTCACCAAAGGGGAAAAGCGGTGA
- a CDS encoding S41 family peptidase has product MQTEEIRAVIGQVGALVAEHYVFPETGREVADRLAEHSAGGRYDDLQQLDQLAERVTTDLQVGNRDKHLRLMFRPDGPPDETDPIAEELHWRRRADRDGGGVARVERLEGNIGLLEIRPLLYDPNHAGAAVTAAMTLLASTDALLIDLRRCVGGSPDQVAFVCSHLVEPGEPVHLQDLVIPAEGTRRQFWTTPYVPGPRFGGTKPIWVLTSSATFSGGEELAYDLQQLGRAVIVGERTGGGAHPRQGFKVHEHLEATVPVARAENPISGTNWEGTGVAPDVDVPADEAFEVAYRRALAVAG; this is encoded by the coding sequence ATGCAGACCGAAGAGATCCGCGCCGTCATCGGCCAGGTGGGCGCCCTTGTCGCCGAGCACTACGTCTTTCCCGAGACCGGCCGCGAGGTGGCCGACCGTCTCGCCGAGCACTCGGCCGGCGGGCGGTACGACGACCTCCAACAGCTGGACCAGCTCGCCGAGCGGGTCACGACCGACCTGCAGGTCGGCAACCGCGACAAGCATCTGCGCCTGATGTTCCGGCCGGACGGGCCGCCGGACGAGACCGATCCGATCGCCGAGGAGCTGCACTGGCGCCGCCGGGCCGATCGTGACGGCGGCGGGGTCGCCCGGGTCGAGCGTCTCGAAGGCAACATCGGACTGCTGGAGATCCGCCCGTTGCTGTACGACCCCAACCACGCCGGCGCGGCCGTCACCGCGGCGATGACGCTGCTCGCCTCGACCGACGCGTTGCTGATCGACCTGCGCCGCTGTGTCGGCGGATCGCCCGATCAGGTCGCCTTTGTCTGCAGTCATCTGGTCGAGCCCGGCGAGCCGGTCCATCTGCAGGATCTGGTCATTCCGGCCGAGGGAACCCGGCGGCAGTTCTGGACCACGCCGTACGTGCCGGGTCCGCGGTTCGGCGGCACCAAGCCGATCTGGGTGCTGACCAGTTCGGCGACGTTCTCCGGCGGTGAGGAGTTGGCCTACGACCTGCAGCAGCTCGGCCGGGCGGTGATCGTCGGCGAGCGAACCGGCGGCGGTGCGCACCCGCGTCAGGGGTTCAAGGTGCACGAGCACCTCGAGGCGACGGTGCCGGTGGCGCGTGCGGAGAACCCGATCTCGGGGACGAACTGGGAGGGCACCGGTGTGGCTCCCGACGTCGACGTCCCTGCGGACGAGGCGTTCGAAGTGGCCTATCGGCGGGCGCTGGCCGTGGCTGGGTAA
- the pgeF gene encoding peptidoglycan editing factor PgeF — MFGYDEVLLPARVAFTDRFGGASKPPYGEFNLGGYGEDAELIAANFRRVATAFDVAPEAVVRVSQVHGRDVHVVGPDDDLPLERNPKADGLVTTRSDVVLAVRAADCLPVLLVGDGVIGAAHSGRKGMYVGIVPATVDAMRELGASRITAVLGPYACGRCYEVPDEMRAEVAERVPAAYSETSWGTPALDVAAGVKAQLAELDVEVVDATACTIESDNLYSYRREGPASGRMAGLIRLVTQ; from the coding sequence GTGTTCGGCTACGACGAGGTCCTCCTCCCCGCCCGGGTCGCGTTCACCGATCGGTTCGGTGGCGCCAGCAAACCGCCGTACGGCGAATTCAATCTCGGTGGGTACGGCGAGGACGCCGAGCTGATCGCGGCGAACTTCCGCCGGGTCGCCACCGCGTTCGACGTGGCGCCCGAGGCGGTTGTCCGGGTCAGCCAGGTCCATGGCCGCGACGTGCACGTGGTCGGTCCGGACGACGACTTGCCGCTCGAGCGGAATCCGAAGGCGGACGGCCTCGTCACGACGCGGTCCGATGTCGTGCTCGCGGTCCGTGCCGCGGACTGCCTGCCGGTGCTGCTGGTCGGCGACGGCGTCATCGGTGCGGCGCATTCCGGCCGCAAGGGCATGTACGTCGGGATCGTGCCGGCGACCGTCGACGCGATGCGTGAGCTCGGTGCGTCGCGCATCACCGCCGTACTCGGACCGTATGCGTGCGGGAGGTGTTACGAGGTTCCTGACGAGATGCGCGCCGAGGTCGCCGAGCGCGTGCCGGCGGCGTACTCCGAAACGAGCTGGGGGACTCCCGCTCTCGACGTGGCCGCCGGAGTGAAGGCACAGCTGGCCGAGCTCGACGTCGAGGTGGTCGACGCGACCGCGTGCACGATCGAGTCGGACAACCTCTACTCGTACCGTCGCGAAGGTCCGGCCAGTGGACGGATGGCAGGGCTGATCAGACTGGTGACGCAATGA
- a CDS encoding YggS family pyridoxal phosphate-dependent enzyme, whose protein sequence is MSDRAGELRDNLLQVQERIEKACQAAGRSRDEVTLVAITKTFPVSDVGALAGLGVQDVGENREQELKVKAPDCPDLTWHFVGQLQSKKARSVVRNASIVHSVDRSSLVDALSKAAVAEEKTLRCLIQVSLAAYGSAEAATGAGRGGVEPSDVPELGTEIAAADGLELGGVMAVAPLGSDPDEAFAGLQEVASRLRSEHPGADWISAGMTGDLEAAIKHGATHVRLGRALLGTRPPLG, encoded by the coding sequence ATGAGTGACCGTGCCGGTGAGTTGCGCGACAACTTGCTGCAGGTTCAGGAACGGATCGAGAAGGCCTGTCAGGCGGCCGGGAGATCCCGGGACGAGGTAACCCTCGTGGCGATCACTAAAACCTTCCCAGTCAGCGATGTAGGGGCGCTGGCGGGCCTCGGAGTCCAGGACGTCGGGGAGAATCGTGAGCAGGAGCTCAAGGTGAAGGCGCCGGACTGCCCGGACCTCACCTGGCACTTCGTCGGGCAGCTGCAGTCGAAGAAGGCCAGGTCCGTTGTGCGGAACGCTTCGATCGTCCACTCGGTCGATCGGTCGTCGTTGGTCGACGCGTTGTCCAAGGCCGCGGTGGCCGAGGAGAAGACGCTGCGTTGTCTGATCCAGGTCAGCCTTGCGGCGTACGGATCGGCCGAGGCCGCGACCGGCGCCGGGCGGGGCGGTGTCGAGCCTTCCGACGTACCTGAACTTGGTACGGAGATCGCGGCGGCGGACGGGCTGGAGCTCGGGGGAGTGATGGCGGTCGCGCCGTTGGGTTCGGACCCGGACGAAGCCTTCGCCGGGCTGCAAGAGGTAGCGTCGCGGCTACGCTCCGAACACCCCGGCGCCGACTGGATCTCGGCCGGGATGACCGGCGATCTGGAGGCCGCGATCAAGCACGGTGCGACACACGTCCGGCTCGGGCGCGCCTTACTCGGTACGCGTCCTCCACTCGGTTAG
- the murD gene encoding UDP-N-acetylmuramoyl-L-alanine--D-glutamate ligase: MTLETRTDDGWASTRFVVLGFGTAGYACADSLVQAGAEHLVVLDDRDTEALREKAQILETLGATITLGPGSTAELPKEVDVVVTSPGVPPHAPLLAQAAERDVPIWSEIELAWRLRDPANAAPWLCITGTNGKTTTVQMLTAMLQAAGLRAVAAGNVGLPLLEVVMDPEPYDVIAVELSSYQLHFTHSMSAHSAAVLNIAPDHVDWHGSLEAYAKDKGRIFENCQVACVYNVADPATEQLVLDADVIEGCRAIGFTLGTPGLSMMGIVDDLLVDRAFVEARETSALELAMISDVTPAAPHNIADALAAAALARAFGVPATAVRDGLRGFRPDKHRIAHVAEVAGVNYVDDSKATNPHAAQASLLAYDPVVWIAGGQAKGATFDELVIAARERLRAVVLIGQDKQVIAEALERHAPDVPRIVVEATDTGAMQIVVGEAAKLAQVGDTVLLAPGCASWDMFANYGARGDAFTEAVHALDI, from the coding sequence ATGACGCTCGAGACACGCACCGACGACGGCTGGGCGAGCACCCGGTTCGTCGTGCTCGGTTTCGGTACCGCGGGCTACGCCTGCGCCGACTCACTCGTCCAGGCCGGCGCCGAGCACCTCGTCGTACTCGACGATCGCGACACCGAGGCGCTGCGGGAGAAGGCGCAGATCCTGGAGACGCTCGGCGCCACGATCACGCTCGGCCCGGGCAGTACGGCGGAGCTGCCGAAGGAGGTCGACGTCGTCGTCACCTCGCCCGGCGTACCGCCGCACGCACCGTTGCTCGCGCAGGCGGCCGAGCGCGACGTGCCGATCTGGAGCGAGATCGAGCTGGCCTGGCGACTGCGCGACCCGGCGAACGCCGCGCCCTGGCTGTGCATCACCGGCACCAACGGCAAGACCACGACGGTGCAGATGCTGACCGCGATGCTGCAGGCCGCCGGTCTCCGGGCCGTTGCCGCAGGCAACGTCGGGCTGCCGCTGCTCGAGGTCGTGATGGACCCCGAGCCGTACGACGTGATCGCGGTCGAGCTCTCGTCGTACCAGCTGCACTTCACGCATTCCATGTCGGCGCACTCGGCCGCCGTACTGAACATCGCGCCGGACCACGTCGACTGGCACGGCTCGCTCGAGGCGTACGCCAAGGACAAGGGCCGGATCTTCGAGAACTGCCAGGTCGCCTGCGTCTACAACGTCGCCGATCCGGCGACGGAGCAACTGGTGCTGGACGCGGACGTCATCGAGGGCTGCCGCGCGATCGGTTTCACCCTTGGTACGCCGGGACTGTCGATGATGGGAATCGTCGACGACCTGTTGGTGGACAGGGCCTTCGTGGAGGCACGCGAAACGTCTGCGCTCGAACTGGCGATGATCTCCGACGTCACGCCGGCCGCGCCGCACAACATCGCGGACGCGCTGGCCGCGGCCGCGCTGGCGCGCGCGTTCGGAGTGCCGGCCACGGCGGTCCGCGACGGGCTGCGCGGGTTCCGGCCGGACAAGCACCGGATCGCCCACGTCGCGGAGGTTGCCGGGGTCAACTATGTCGACGACTCGAAGGCCACCAACCCGCATGCCGCGCAGGCCTCGCTGCTCGCCTACGACCCCGTGGTGTGGATCGCCGGCGGACAGGCCAAGGGCGCGACGTTCGACGAGCTCGTGATCGCGGCCCGCGAACGTTTGCGTGCCGTCGTACTGATCGGCCAGGACAAGCAGGTGATCGCCGAAGCTCTCGAGCGACACGCACCGGATGTCCCGAGGATCGTCGTCGAGGCAACAGACACTGGAGCTATGCAGATCGTGGTGGGGGAGGCGGCGAAGCTCGCGCAGGTGGGTGACACCGTGCTGCTCGCGCCCGGCTGCGCATCGTGGGACATGTTCGCCAACTACGGAGCCCGTGGGGACGCCTTCACCGAAGCCGTACACGCGCTCGATATCTGA
- a CDS encoding cell division protein SepF: MSGALRKMGVYLGLVEDGERYNARYDDEFEDDYDEYEDEAVDGDSHETEPVPAGRESRETREDRETTSGATVSKFPDRRGVAPSPEVTELARITTVHPRSYNEARVIGEHFRDGTPVIMNLTEMDHADAKRLVDFAAGLIFCCRGSIERITTKVFLVCPPNVTVAAEEKEKIAADGFYNQS; this comes from the coding sequence ATGAGCGGCGCACTGCGCAAGATGGGTGTGTACCTCGGCTTGGTCGAGGACGGGGAGCGCTACAACGCGCGGTACGACGACGAGTTCGAAGACGACTACGACGAGTACGAGGACGAAGCCGTCGACGGGGACTCCCACGAGACCGAGCCGGTACCTGCCGGCCGGGAGAGCCGCGAGACTCGCGAGGACCGCGAGACCACCAGCGGCGCCACGGTCAGCAAGTTCCCAGACCGGCGCGGGGTCGCGCCGTCCCCGGAGGTTACCGAGTTGGCCCGCATCACCACCGTGCACCCGCGCAGCTACAACGAGGCGCGCGTCATCGGTGAGCACTTTCGCGACGGCACACCCGTCATCATGAACCTGACCGAGATGGACCACGCCGACGCGAAGCGGCTGGTCGACTTCGCCGCCGGGCTGATCTTCTGCTGCCGTGGCTCGATCGAGCGGATCACCACGAAGGTGTTCCTGGTCTGCCCACCGAACGTGACGGTCGCCGCCGAGGAGAAGGAGAAGATCGCCGCGGACGGGTTCTACAACCAGAGCTGA
- a CDS encoding ArsR/SmtB family transcription factor: MTKIRDRLEVSTAAQFKALGHPLRQRLLFALGKEAATISQLAVALGTAKGNIAHHLGVLRDAGMVHVAETRQVRGGTEQYYRRSAELFDFVGEGARANNTITLQAVAAELENADPDPMLTLRNIRLTADQAAELTATLEQLVHDLTDAGPGESRYGVVVSLYRPRQPPAKA, from the coding sequence ATGACCAAGATCCGGGACCGGCTGGAGGTGTCGACGGCCGCGCAGTTCAAGGCCCTCGGACACCCGCTGCGGCAACGCTTGCTGTTCGCGCTCGGGAAGGAGGCGGCCACGATCAGCCAGCTGGCCGTCGCGCTCGGGACGGCCAAGGGCAACATCGCCCATCATCTCGGCGTACTCCGCGACGCCGGGATGGTGCACGTGGCCGAGACCAGGCAGGTGCGCGGCGGGACCGAGCAGTACTACCGACGGTCCGCCGAGCTGTTCGACTTCGTCGGAGAAGGCGCGCGGGCGAACAACACCATCACGCTCCAAGCGGTCGCGGCCGAGCTCGAGAACGCCGACCCCGACCCGATGCTGACCCTGCGAAACATCCGGCTCACCGCGGACCAGGCCGCCGAACTGACCGCGACCCTCGAACAGCTGGTCCACGACCTCACCGACGCCGGACCGGGCGAGTCGCGCTACGGCGTCGTCGTCTCGCTCTACCGCCCGCGCCAGCCCCCCGCGAAGGCCTGA
- the murG gene encoding undecaprenyldiphospho-muramoylpentapeptide beta-N-acetylglucosaminyltransferase, whose product MPSIVLAGGGSAGHTSPLIATADALRRIDPTVEILALGTERGLETRVVPEAGYRLELIPPVPLPRKPTPALLAVPGKMLASVSAARRVLDEAKADVLVGFGGYVSTPAYVAAWRRKTPIVVHEGNAVPGIANKFAARYCTPHVKTSFPGTELPHAEYVGLPIRRAISTLDRAALRAEARQFFGLDPDAPTLFVTGGSQGARQINEAVSGAAADLQAAGIQVLHAIGPKNTLEVPQAGRYPYVVLNYVDRMDLAYAAADLVVCRSGANTVTEVSGVGLPAIYVPLPIGNGEQRLNAKPVVDVGGGLLVDNAAMTADWIRANVPQLLHDRERLTAMSTAATGVIRTDADERLARIILDVVRSAS is encoded by the coding sequence GTGCCCAGCATCGTCCTGGCCGGAGGCGGAAGCGCCGGCCACACCTCACCCCTGATCGCCACCGCCGACGCCCTGCGCCGGATCGACCCGACCGTCGAGATCCTGGCCCTCGGGACGGAGCGCGGCCTCGAGACCCGCGTCGTGCCCGAGGCCGGTTACCGGCTGGAGCTGATCCCGCCGGTGCCGCTGCCGCGCAAGCCCACGCCGGCCCTGCTCGCCGTTCCGGGGAAGATGCTGGCCTCGGTCAGCGCGGCGCGGCGGGTCCTCGACGAGGCCAAGGCCGACGTCCTGGTCGGATTCGGCGGCTACGTGTCCACCCCGGCGTACGTCGCCGCCTGGCGGCGGAAGACGCCGATCGTCGTGCACGAGGGCAACGCGGTGCCGGGGATCGCGAACAAGTTCGCTGCCCGCTACTGCACGCCGCACGTGAAGACGTCGTTCCCGGGCACCGAGCTGCCGCACGCGGAGTACGTCGGGCTGCCGATTCGGCGCGCGATCTCGACGCTGGACCGGGCCGCGCTGCGCGCCGAGGCACGGCAGTTTTTCGGCCTGGACCCGGACGCGCCGACGCTGTTCGTGACCGGTGGGTCGCAGGGCGCGCGGCAGATCAACGAGGCCGTCTCCGGCGCCGCCGCCGACCTGCAGGCGGCCGGGATCCAGGTCCTGCACGCGATCGGCCCGAAGAACACCCTCGAAGTACCGCAGGCCGGCCGCTATCCGTACGTCGTACTGAACTACGTCGACCGGATGGACCTGGCGTACGCCGCCGCCGACCTGGTGGTCTGCCGGTCCGGGGCGAACACGGTCACCGAGGTGTCCGGTGTCGGGCTGCCGGCGATCTACGTTCCGCTGCCGATCGGTAACGGTGAGCAGCGGCTGAACGCGAAGCCGGTCGTCGATGTGGGCGGCGGGCTGCTGGTCGACAACGCCGCGATGACCGCGGACTGGATCCGGGCGAACGTGCCGCAACTTCTGCACGACCGCGAGCGTCTGACAGCCATGTCCACAGCTGCGACCGGTGTGATCCGGACGGATGCCGACGAGCGATTGGCGCGGATCATCCTCGATGTGGTGAGGTCTGCTTCGTGA
- a CDS encoding YggT family protein: MDALALVLSVLSWVLLAFFLVLVARFVLSLIVMFAPQWHPKGPLLLFFELIYSITDPLLKPLRRILPPIGAGGVRIDLSMLMLFVIVSVAMSINSTALRSL; this comes from the coding sequence ATGGATGCTCTAGCGCTCGTCCTCAGTGTTCTCAGCTGGGTGCTGCTCGCCTTCTTCCTGGTTCTGGTGGCGAGGTTCGTGCTCAGCCTGATCGTCATGTTCGCGCCCCAGTGGCACCCGAAGGGGCCGCTGCTGCTGTTCTTCGAGCTGATCTACTCGATCACCGATCCGCTCCTCAAACCGCTGCGGCGGATCCTGCCCCCGATCGGGGCCGGCGGGGTGCGGATCGACCTGTCCATGCTGATGCTGTTCGTCATCGTTTCGGTGGCGATGTCCATCAACTCAACGGCTTTGCGGTCGTTGTGA